In Gigantopelta aegis isolate Gae_Host chromosome 6, Gae_host_genome, whole genome shotgun sequence, the following are encoded in one genomic region:
- the LOC121374588 gene encoding fucolectin-like → MKLFWVTLLIIVAVGTAYGANVAQGANARQSSTWKKMYTADQAVDGNTGKVFFQDTCTHTNCKDKNPHWTVCLGEKHTINSVTIHNPDKAHGRLKNIKIEVFETDPSKPGAVAQPCATIGSTPVAAGIAVTVTCPINTRGQYIRISKTVTSWHNYKCDALLLCEVDVDGTPYADCPKGFQRNQDSCYLFADDSVESWFEARIACQTMGADLVVIDSQSENDFIRSVLDAGDQNCKYIP, encoded by the exons GCGCAAATGTCGCTCAAGGAGCCAACGCCAGACAGAGTTCAACATGGAAGAAAATGTACACAGCAGACCAGGCCGTGGACGGGAACACGGGCAAGGTGTTCTTTCAGGACACGTGTACACACACCAACTGTAAAGACAAGAACCCTCACTGGACTGTGTGTCTGGGAGAGAAGCACACCATCAACTCTGTTACTATCCACAACCCAGATAAAGCAC ACGGCCGCTTGAAGAACATCAAGATTGAAGTGTTCGAAACTGATCCTAGCAAGCCTGGTGCAGTGGCCCAACCTTGTGCAACTATAGGTTCCACACCCGTTGCTGCTGGAATTGCTGTGACTGTGACATGTCCAATTAACACAAGAGGTCAATACATCAGAATCAGCAAGACTGTGACTTCGTGGCACAATTATAAATGCGATGCACTACTTCTTTGTGAAGTTGACGTAGATGGGACACCATATG CTGACTGTCCCAAAGGATTTCAACGAAATCAAGATTCCTGCTATCTCTTCGCCGATGATAGTGTTGAATCATGGTTTGAAGCACGg ATTGCCTGTCAGACCATGGGAGCCGATCTCGTCGTTATCGATAGTCAATCTGAAAATGATTTCATAAGATCCGTCCTAGATGCTGGTGATCAGAATTGTAAGTATATACCTTaa